In Mastomys coucha isolate ucsf_1 unplaced genomic scaffold, UCSF_Mcou_1 pScaffold5, whole genome shotgun sequence, one genomic interval encodes:
- the LOC116078988 gene encoding vomeronasal type-1 receptor 2-like, protein MDLKDLIIGMVFLFQSTVGILGNLSCLTCYLINYYIKHTIKTTNLILAHLFTANLLILSIGLLHTMQTFEIKGFINDFGCKFFLYIQRLGRNMSISTICFLSVSQAIIISSRNSFSISLKPKAPSYIGLFISLCWILYMALNMIFPVYMYNKENRKNLTYKNHLKYCSIVVHDHFIGSLYTAFFVLPEILFSFIIIWSSSSMVIILYMHKQSIQHIRSITVCSTTSPEAKATHRILVLVSTFIGFYALSSILHGCIALVYNPGWWLLNITAVISMCFPTLGPFVMNHGSTLPRLCFP, encoded by the coding sequence ATGGACCTCAAGGATTTGATAATAGGAATGGTGTTTTTATTTCAGAGTACAGTTGGTATTCTGGGTAATTTGTCTTGTCTTACCTGTTACCTAATCAATTACTATATTAAACATACAATCAAGACCACAAATTTGATTCTTGCACACCTATTCACAGCCAACTTATTGATACTTTCTATAGGACTGCTCCATACAATGCAAACTTTTGAAATAAAAGGATTTATTAATGACTTTGGCTGCAAATTCTTTTTGTATATTCAAAGACTGGGCAGAAACATGTCCATTAGTACAATCTGCTTCTTGAGTGTCTCTCAGGCAATCATCATCAGTTCTAGGAACTCTTTTTCAATTAGTCTTAAACCCAAAGCCCCAAGTTATATTggtctcttcatttctctttgttgGATTCTCTACATGGcattaaatatgatttttcctGTTTATATGTATAacaaagagaacaggaagaacCTGACATacaaaaatcatttgaaataCTGCTCCATTGTAGTTCATGATCATTTTATAGGCTCATTATATACTGCATTTTTTGTTCTTcctgaaattttgttttctttcattatcaTCTGGTCCAGCAGCTCCATGGTTATCATTCTCTATATGcacaagcaaagcattcagcatATCCGCAGCATCACTGTTTGCTCCACAACATCACCTGAGGCCAAAGCTACCCACAGAATACTGGTCCTGGTGTCCACCTTTATAGGTTTTTATGCCCTCTCTTCCATCTTACATGGTTGCATTGCTCTTGTATATAATCCTGGTTGGTGGCTGCTGAACATCACAGCAGTCATTTCAATGTGTTTTCCTACTCTGGGACCTTTTGTGATGAATCATGGCTCAACCTTGCCAAGATTATGCTTTCCCTGA